From Vanrija pseudolonga chromosome 1, complete sequence, a single genomic window includes:
- the SMC4 gene encoding Structural maintenance of chromosome0s protein 4 has translation MPPRRSTRAASTATEAPPAPTRSSRTRKVVPASPTPEAEDASDHEEAPVVKKAPAKRASTAKAKTPAPAPKRRSGRAAAAGSPTPEPAVKAEPTEPAEEEEADSAPTSPEKAAPKAAKSKRRVVESSDSEEELEDLIPAATKAASPKAPTPNAEIDDAPTPTPDTPQDPTARESSKTPVPETPKKQNRGGESDAPISPDSSPDMAHVLPPKTPARGAAPRQTLMATPAAPPPATGPKPRLVIHKLVLVNFKSYAGRQEIGPFHKSFSAIVGPNGSGKSNTIDALLFVFGYRASKMRQGKLSELIHNSAGKEGLESCSVEVWFREIVDLPGVDDFLLVPNSQLVVNRTAFRNNSSRYTINDRNSTFTEVTTLLKGKGIDLDHNRFLILQGEVESIALMKAKAGNEHEDGLLEYLEDIIGTTKYKEPIEQASLEVEGLSEERGEKMNRLRVVEREKASLEDKKREAESFLRDTNDLTRKKSLLWQFHMYTLQNNIELTTKAIDSLTAELSEEQERNAHHLAQIEDLQKDHDEKLATFEEVKRLTDALVKDTKRIEKEEVALQEKKKHLSTKQKKLKKSIQDDSHAKSEAHVTAENCAGEIESNRKKVTELEKKLEVEEAELEEVRDSLKDKTDEFTTKIEAKQRELEPWTAKISEKQSAIDVAQSERDLLAGKATTAQTALEEARKALKDVEEGASAKQEEYKALKKEAVQAKKQLADAESRLQTLTSQFEELRTKASSARQKVDEAKASLAADKSENAVLASLNKLKAQGRIKGFHGRLGDLGVIDEKYDVAVTTACSALNNLVVDTVEQGQACIEHLRKGNVGRASFMVLDKLPPRDLSRIETPEGVPRLFDLIKPKDPKFAPAFYKGVFNTLVADDLQQAQRIGYGKKRWRVVTLAGQLIDPSGTMSGGGTRVARGGMNSKFVADKVAPEVVHGYEKECHAAEEKLSAAQAEKRAAEQQVAQLRKRLPEIEIELEKIELDIQTGSKRIGEAEKRLSELESQSKPDVGDEKRIKTLDAEIATLTAEADKLRSKSSVISEQIKELQNKILEVGGVKLRAIQSKFANTKGLLDLASEAITKAEVGQAKSIRDAEKLDKAILANTAKAEEAQGELDVVEGDLQACSADLAIIREKVQEAQDASIDVQEALAQSKADLDEASTEVNAFRKLEMDIKQKIEDNGRVQKDSKDKYRHWSKRHEELELVYIDEEEEDEDEVAKPADADKSTEAAEGEEEETEDAEPKQKKSKNDSFELVEYSPDELRGVDKDILTAEITALEEETAKAKPNLNVLHEYRRREAEFLDRARDLEAVTNQRDAAKQRYDDLRKVRLDEFMAGFSAISSKLKEMYQMITMGGNAEIELVDTMDPFSEGVVLSIMPPKKSWRPIANLSGGEKTLASLALVFALHVFKPTPLYFMDEIDAALDFKNVSIVANYIQSKTQAAQFIVISLRNDMFELAHRLVGIYKTSNCTKSIAIDNKDLRTQAVVKPAKRLPPGTGAPATEVPATPKLAVPATPTPAGTAVPSARVLA, from the exons ATGCCTCCGAGACGGTCTACTCGGGCAGCGAGCACCGCTACAGAGGCTCCTCCCGCTCCGACACGTTCCTCAAGGACGCGCAAGGTGGTCCCAGCCTCTCCGACAccagaggccgaggatgCCAGCGACCATGAGGAGGCCCCCGTGGTCAAGAAGGCTCCTGCGAAGAGGGCGTCGACAGCCAAAGCCAAGACTCCCGCACCTGCACCCAAGAGACGAtctggccgcgccgccgcggcggggtcaCCTACCCCCGAGCCGGCCGTGAAGGCGGAGCCTACGgagcccgccgaggaggaggaagccgatTCGGCCCCCACAAGCCCCGAGAAGGCCGCTCCCAAGGCGGCGAAGTCGAAGCGGAGGGTTGTAGAGTCGTCTGACTCTGAGGAAGAGCTCGAGGACTTGATCCCCGCGGCAACCAAGGCGGCATCACCAAAGGCTCCCACCCCGAATGCTGAGATTGACGACGCTCCGACCCCGACCCCCGACACCCCCCAGGACCCCACCGCTCGTGAGAGCTCCAAGACACCCGTTCCCGAGACTCCTAAGAAGCAGAACCGTGGGGGCGAGTCGGACGCTCCCATCTCACCCGACTCGTCGCCAGACATGGCTCACGTCCTGCCGCCGAAGACGCCTGCCCGTGGTGCGGCTCCCCGCCAAACTCTGATGGCGACCCCAGCTGCTCCGCCCCCCGCCACTGGCCCCAAGCCTCGTCTCGTCATCCACAAGCTCGTGCTTGTCAACTTCAAGTCGTATGCTGGGCGACAGGAGATCGGCCCCTTCCACAAGTCGTTCAGTGCCATTGTCGGTCCTAATGGCAGTGGCAAGAGTAACACTATCGACGCCCTCCTGTTCGTTTTCGGCTACCGTGCCAGCAAGATGCGTCAGGGTAAGCTCAGTGAGCTTATCCACAACTCTGCTGGCAAAGAGGGCCTCGAGAGCTGCTCCGTGGAAGTGTGGTTCCGTGAGATTGTTGATCTG CCCGGCGTGGACGACTTCCTCCTGGTTCCCAACTCTCAGCTCGTTGTCAACCGTACCGCGTTCCGCAACAACTCGTCGCGCTACACCATCAACGACCGCAACAGCACCTTCACCGAGGTCACCACCCtcctcaagggcaagggtaTCGACCTGGACCACAACCGTTTCCTTATCCTCCAGGGTGAGGTCGAGTCCATTGCGCTCAtgaaggccaaggccggaAACGAGCACGAGGACGGTCTCCTCGAGTACTTGGAGGACATTATCGGCACAACCAAGTACAAGGAGCCTATCGAGCAGGCgtcgctcgaggtcgagggcttAAGTGAGGAACGTGGAGAGAAGATGAACCGTCTGCGTGTGGtggagcgcgagaaggcgtCTCTCGAG GACAAGAAGAGGGAGGCCGAATCGTTCCTTCGCGACACCAACGATCTCACTCGCAAGAAGTCGCTCCTGTGGCAGTTCCACATGTACACGCTTCAGAACAACATCGAGCTTACGACTAAGGCGATCGACTCCCTCACGGCCGAACTCtccgaggagcaggagcgcaACGCACACCACCTGGCCCAGATCGAGGACCTCCAGAAGGACCACGACGAGAAGCTTGCCACCTTTGAGGAGGTCAAGCGTCTCACAGATGCGTTGGTCAAGGACACCAAGCGtatcgagaaggaggaggtcgcTCTCCaagagaagaagaagcaccTGTCAACCAAGCAGAAGAAGCTCAAGAAGTCGATCCAGGAT GACTCTCACGCCAAGTCTGAGGCTCATGTCACTGCGGAGAACTGCGCTGGGGAGATCGAATCCAACCGCAAGAAGGTGACCGAACTCgagaagaagctcgaggttgaggaggccgagctcgaagaGGTCCGCGACAGCCTGAAGGACAAGACCGACGAGTTCACGACCAAGATCGAGgccaagcagcgcgagcttgagccGTGGACTGCCAAGATCAGCGAGAAGCAATCCGCCATCGATGTTGCCCAATCTGAGCGTGACTTGCTTGCGGGCAAGGCCACCACAGCTCAGACCGCCTTGGAAGAGGCCCGCAAAGCCCTCAAGGACGTGGAGGAGGGTGCCAGCGCCAAGCAGGAGGAGTACAAGGCCCTGAAGAAGGAGGCTGTCCAGGCCAAGAAGCAGCTCGCAGATGCCGAGTCCAGGCTTCAG ACTCTGACCTCCCAATTCGAGGAGCTCCGTACCAAGGCGTCGTCCGCTCGCCAGAAGgttgacgaggccaaggcgtcgctcgctgccgacaAGTCGGAGAATGCTGTCCTTGCCAGTCtcaacaagctcaaggccCAAGGTCGCATCAAGGGCTTCCACGGTCGTCTCGGAGACCTTGGTGTTATTGACGAGAAGTACGATGTGGCGGTCACGACCGCTTGCAGCGCCTTGAACAACCTGGTCGTCGACACTGTTGAGCAGGGCCAGGCGTGTATCGAGCACCTCCGCAAGGGCAATGTGGGCCGTGCCTCCTTCATGGTCCTCGACAAGCTTCCCCCTCGCGACCTCAGCCGTATCGAGACCCCTGAGGGTGTGCCCCGCCTCTTTGACCTCATCAAGCCAAAGGACCCCAAGTTTGCACCTGCTTTCTACAAGGGCGTTTTCAACACTCTGGTAGCAGATGACCTCCAGCAGGCCCAACGCATCGGTTACGGCAAGAAGCGCTGGCGCGTGGTCACCCTTGCTGGCCAGCTGATCGACCCTTCGGGCACCATGTCCGGTGGTGGCACTCGTGTCGCTCGTGGCGGCATGAACTCAAAGTTCGTGGCCGACAAGGTCGCACCTGAGGTTGTGCATGGCTATGAGAAGGAGTGCCATGCTGCAGAGGAGAAGCTCTCTGCCGCCCAGGCTGAGAAGCGCGCTGCCGAGCAACAGGTGGCACAGCTTCGCAAGCGCCTACCCGAAATCGAGATCGAATTGGAGAAGATTGAGCTCGACATTCAGACTGGATCAAAGCGTATCGGGGAGGCAGAGAAGCGTCTATCCGAGCTGGA GTCTCAGAGCAAGCCTGATGTGGGGGACGAGAAGCGCATCAAGACGCTTGACGCTGAGATCGCCACTCTTACTGCTGAGGCGGACAAGTTGCGAAGCAAGTCGAGCGTCATCAGCGAGCAGATCAAGGAGCTTCAGAACAAGATTCTGGAGGTTGGCGGTGTCAAGCTGCGCGCCATTCAGTCCAAGTTCGCCAACACCAAGGGATTACTTGACCTTGCCAGCGAGGCTatcaccaaggccgaggtcggccaggCCAAGTCCatccgcgacgccgagaagctgGACAAGGCCATCCTAGCCAACACAGCtaaggccgaggaggctcagggcgagctcgatgtTGTGGAGGGTGACCTGCAAGCCTGCTCTGCCGACCTGGCGATCATTCGCGAGAAGGTCCAGGAGGCTCAGGATGCGAGCATCGACGTCCAGGAGGCCCTTGCTCAgtccaaggccgacctcgacgaggcatCCACCGAGGTCAACGCGTTCCGCAAGCTTGAGATGGACATCAAGCAGAAGATTGAGGACAATGGCCGTGTCCAGAAGGACAGCAAGGACAAGTACAGGCACTGGTCCAAGCGCCACGAGGAGCTCGAACTCGTCTACATTGA cgaggaagaggaagacgaggatgaggttgCCAAGCCTGCCGACGCGGACAAGTCGACTGAAGCggctgagggcgaggaagaggagacTGAGGACGCTGAGCCCAAGCAGAAGAAGTCAAAGAACGACTcgttcgagctcgtcgagtaCAGCCCTGATGAGCTCCGCGGTGTCGACAAGGACATCCTCACAGCCGAGATTACTGCGTTGGAGGAAGAGActgccaaggccaagcccaaCCTCAACGTCCTTCACGAGTACCGCCGTCGTGAGGCCGAGTTCCTTGACCGCGCTCGTGACCTTGAAGCGGTGACGAACCAGcgtgacgccgccaagcagcGCTACGACGACCTGCGCAAGGTCCGCCTTGATGAGTTCATGGCCGGCTTCTCGGCCATCAGctccaagctcaaggagatgTACCAG ATGATCACCATGGGTGGTAATGCCGAGatcgagctggtcgacacAATGGACCCCTTCTCTGAGGGCGTCGTTCTGTCCATCATGCCGCCGAAGAAGAGCTGGCGCCCGATTGCCAACCTGTCTGGTGGTGAGAAGACGCTTGCGTCGCTGGCGCTTGTCTTCGCGCTCCATGTCTTCAAGCCCACTCCTCTCTACTTCATGGACGAGATTGATGCGGCGCTCGACTTTAAGAACGTGTCGATTGTGGCCAACTACATCCAGTCCAAGACGCAGGCGGCCCAGTTCATTGTCATTTCGCTGCGAAACGACATGTTTGAGCTTGCTCACCGTCTTGTCGGCATTTACAAGACGTCGAAT TGCACCAAGTCCATCGCCATCGACAACAAGGACTTGAGAACGCAGGCAGTCGTCAAGCCCGCCAAGAGGTTACCACCGGGTACTGGGGCACCAGCAACAGAAGTGCCGGCTACACCCAAGCTTGCCGTGCCCGCCACGCCAACACCCGCCGGCACTGCCGTCCCTTCTGCACGCGTCTTGGCATAG
- the Coprox gene encoding Oxygen-dependent coproporphyrinogen-III oxidase produces the protein MTRIEWSASSKIHRSISHCRTTDIDSRQRPSEPQQASPPTLLQPNFFSFPLSLTTTMSFRQPLRCCRTGLQTARVNAACRAPAARAYSSQQSNPASVGKLAGLAVSSAAVAFSLTMAYNYYKRPDNVAKLDMVPNVVAIETGGENWDPVHAREQDDAQNPMRIRMATWVTNMQDHIVKGLESLEAAAPPDGEHPPATFFRDHWIRPSGGEGSSCVLSGGRVFEKAGVNVSIVEGKLSKAAQAQMRNDHDSIPLSDEPLPYFATGVSIVIHPRNPHAPTTHLNYRYFELANPKDPNGEPLAWWFGGGADLTPNYFYEEDAVHFHQMLKDACDKHDAAYYPTYKKWCDKYFYLPHRGETRGIGGIFFDDLTTSSSIHGDKKPSRDEIFEFVKSASSAFLPAYLPIVQRRHTQKYDDLQRRWQLVRRGRYVEFNLLYDRGTKFGLNIPGARVESILMSLPEVARWEYMTPLGAQGSGTREEELINVLKTTHDWIK, from the exons ATGACGCGCATCGAGTGGTCAG cgtccaGCAAGATCCATCGCAGCATCTCCCACTGTCGTACCACGGACATTGACTCGCGACAACGTCCGAGCGAGCCGCAACAAGCC TCACCACCGACACTACTACAACCCAACTTTTTTTCCTTCCCTCTCTccctcaccaccacaatgtccTTCCGCCAGCccttgcgctgctgccgcaCCGGTCTCCAGACCGCGCGCGTCAacgccgcgtgccgcgcaCCTG ctgcccGCGCATACTCGTCGCAGCAGTCCAACCCGGCCTCggtcggcaagctcgccggccttgccgtgtcgtcggccgccgtcgccttcTCCCTCACCATGGCGTACAACTACTACAAGCGCCCCGACaacgtcgccaagctcgacatGGTGCCCAACGTCGTGGCTATCGAGACTGGCGGCGAGAATTGGGACCCCGTCCATGCCCGCGAGCAAGACGACGCCCAG AACCCCATGCGTATCCGCATGGCGACGTGGGTCACCAACATGCAGGACCATATTGTCAAGGGCCTGGAGAGTCtggaggccgccgcgccccccgACGGAGAGCACCCCCCCGCGACGTTCTTTAGGGACCACTGGATCCGGCCGAGCGGAGGCGAGGGGTCGTCGTGTGTGCTTTCTGGCGGACGGGTGTTTGAGAAGGCGGGCGTGAACGTTTCGATTGTCGAGGGCAAGCTGTCCAAGGCTGCGCAGGCGCAGATGCGCAACGACCACGACTCGATCCCTCTCTCCGACGAGCCGCTGCCCTATTTCGCGACGGGTGTGTCGATCGTCATCCACCCCCGCAACCCCCACGCGCCAACAACGCACCTCAACTACCGCTACTTTGAGCTCGCAAACCCCAAGGACCCCAACGGCGAGCCCCTGGCGTGGTggtttggcggcggcgccgacctgaCCCCCAACTACTTctacgaggaggacgcggtcCACTTCCACCAGATGCTCAAGGACGCGTGTGACAAGCACGACGCGGCCTACTACCCCACTTACAAGAAGTGGTGCGACAAGTACTTCTACCTTCCCCACCGTGGCGAGACgcgcggcatcggcggcatCTTCTTCGACGACctgaccacctcgtcgtcgatccaCGGAGACAAGAAGCCCAGCCGCGACGAGATCTTCGAGTTTGTCAAGTCGGCGTCTAGTGCCTTCCTCCCCGCGTACCTCCCCATTGTCCAGCGTCGCCACACGCAAAAGTATGACGACCTCCAGCGCAGGTGGCAGCTtgtccgccgcggccgctaCGTCGAGTTCAACCTGCTCTATGACCGCGGAACAAAGTTCGGCCTCAACATCCCcggcgcgcgtgtcgagTCCATCCTCATGTCCTTGCCAGAAGTCGCACGGTGGGAGTACATGACTCCTCTGGGTGCCCAGGGCTCGGGCACccgtgaggaggagctcaTCAACGTGCTCAAGACAACGCACGACTGGATCAAGTAG
- the COQ8 gene encoding Atypical kinase COQ8, mitochondrial, which produces MPPPLPPPAAAAAASSGVLLSAAYRVIARAAAIEIEEVAAGYGPQVKAAAGAGYERRQEATERAGPATATASSSSTNTTSTSASSAADYAVSPPPPLPPTWKPREVAPAPAAAPLRQPELSIPKPAPPPPAPSPPPPPPAPATAVEAAIEEIQDPEPAAPVEAEPPLQEDETASGFKLPEISRDAEDEPVPLRASTVPSSRLGRLFHYGSLGLSLGIGAATETIRRTAGGGGQGSVFMSDANVRRLVATLGRMRGAALKLGQFMSIQDNAMLPPEIERVLHQVQAHANYMPDWQMEKVMTSELGEDWKSLFAAFDRTPVASASIGQVHRAVLADGTPVAVKIQFPGVSSSIDSDIANLSILLRGSAVLPKGLYLQNTIAVMKRELEDECDYIREGAAGNRFHHLLKDDPVFEVPRVIDEGTTGKVLTTEWMTGRPLSQMKGMSQEQRDFIGTNMMRLCLQELFHFRFMQTDPNWANFMYDGKSGKIQLIDFGASRAYTKEFMDGWYRLLQAALDGDREVMKAESVALGYLTGEEAEVMVDAHLESMALLASPFRYEGKFPFAEQTVTDKVRELIPVMLEHRLTPPPVPTYSLNRKLSGAFLMCAKLGANVDCKALWEEYVSGYEEGPDAAEEAAVHEEMLGA; this is translated from the exons ATGCCACCACCGCTCCCACcgcccgcagcagcggccgctgcgtcgtcgggcgtgcTCCTGTCCGCCGCGTACCGCGTcatcgcgcgcgctgccgccatcgagatcgaggaggtcgcggcTGGGTATGGACCGCAGGtcaaggctgctgctggggctgggtaTGAGCGGCGGCAAGAGGCTACGGAGCGTGCGGGTCCcgccacggcgacggcctcgagcagcagcacgaaCACGACAAGCACCAGCGCGAGCAGTGCCGCCGACTACGCCGTctccccacctccaccactcCCACCAACATGGAAGCCGAGAGAagtcgccccagccccagcggCCGCACCCCTCCGCCAGCCCGAGCTGAGCATCCCGAAGCCggctccacctccccctgccccttctcctccccctcccccacccgcACCCGCGACGGCTGTCGAGGCCGCCATCGAAGAAATACAGGACCCCGAGCCTGCCGCGCCAGTTGAGGCAGAGCCACCACTGCAAGAGGACGAGACAGCCTCTGGGTTCAAGCTTCCCGAGATCAGTCGGGATGCCGAGGATGAGCCCGTGCCGCTGCGTGCGTCaacggtgccgtcgtcgcgtctGGGCCGCCTCTTCCACTACGGAT CCCTCGGCCTGTCCCTCGGTatcggcgccgcgaccgagACGATCCGCCGGacggctggtggtggtggccaggGCAGCGTGTTCATGAGCGACGCGAATGTCCGCCGGTTGGTCGCGACACTCGGCCGCATGCGCGGGGCGGCACTCAAGCTCGGCCAGTTCATGAGCATACAGG ACAATGCCATGCTGCCACCTGAGATTGAGCGTGTGCTGCACCAGGTGCAGGCACATGCCAACTACATGCCCGACTGGCAGATGGAGAAGGTCATGACGTCGGAACTTGGAGAGGACTGGAAAAGCCTGTTCGCCGCGTTTGACCGCACGCCTGttgcctcggcgtcgatcgGGCAGGTGCACCGCGCCGTCTTGGCCGACGGCACGCCCGTGGCCGTCAAGATCCAGTTCCCTGGCGTATCCTCGTCGATCGACTCGGACATTGCCAACCTGTCGATTTTACTGCGTGGCTCTGCCGTCCTCCCCAAGGGCCTGTACCTCCAGAACACGATTGCTGTCAtgaagcgcgagctcgaggacgagtgcGACTACATCCGCGAGGGTGCCGCTGGAAACCGCTTCCATCACTTGCTAAAGGACGACCCCGTGTTCGAGGTCCCGCGCGTCATTGACGAGGGCACGACTGGCAAGGTGCTCACGACCGAGTGGATGACCGGCCGGCCCCTGTCACAGATGAAGGGCATGTCGCAGGAGCAGCGCGACTTTATCGGCACCAACATGATGCGCCTCTGCCTCCAGGAGCTGTTCCACTTCCGCTTCATGCAGACGGACCCCAACTGGGCCAACTTCATGTACGACGGTAAGAGTGGCAAGATCCAGCTCATCGACTTTGGCGCGTCGCGTGCCTACACCAAGGAGTTTATGGACGGGTGGTACCGTCTCCtccaggcggcgctcgacggcgaccgcgAGGTCATGAAGGCGGAGAGTGTGGCGCTCGGGTACCTCactggcgaggaggccgaggtcatgGTCGACGCACATCTCGAGTCGATGGCCTTGTTAGCGA GCCCCTTCCGCTACGAGGGCAAGTTCCCCTTCGCCGAGCAGACGGTCACGGACAAGGTCCGCGAGCTCATCCCCGTCATGCTCGAGCACCGTCTCACGCCGCCCCCGGTGCCGACCTACTCGCTGAACCGCAAGCTCAGTGGCGCCTTCCTCATGTGCGCCAAGCTGGGGGCCAATGTCGATTGCAAGGCACTGTGGGAAGAGTACGTTAGCGGGTACGAGGAGGGCCCcgatgcggccgaggaggctgctGTGCATGAGGAGATGCTTGGGGCGTAG
- the TNPO1 gene encoding Transportin-1: MTWQPQAEGLRTVLDMLRDSSSPDSTVQKAVAKKLHELRFIPDFLAYLSHVLVHGSQEAVSHRAVAGLLLKNALIQRTGPALTDGDAMAMNYVKSTVLLGLAEPEIMVRQTAGTVVMAILANEETGAWPEALDTLSKGMASQDENVVEGVFNTFQKISEDCPQRLDMTVGGANLLDHLVPEFIKFTGHSSFKVRLYALETLQSLSALQTPAVTANVDAYLQALFARATDNSADIRRSVCAALGLILSHRPDKLVPEMKNVVDYIAYCTKDPDETVALEACEFWLTFAEDPALKDQLLPYIGQIAPLLLHGMVYSEVDLLYLDNDDDDEAVPDKESDIKPRNYGGKTHGAHETNDPSSSSGGAGKSREAADRALDDDDEDDDDDFDDDDDEGAAEWNIRKCSAAALDVMAVSFGSTLLDILLPYLKERLFNDDWRQKESGILALGAIAEGCIDGLEPHLPQLVPWLISALKDKKALVRSITCWTLSRYSSWVVAVSATDKTQFFIPAMEGLLQMVLDVNKRVQEAGCSAFATLEEEAGGELVPFLEPILRNLTYAFTKYQQKNLLILYDALGTLADSVMGALGTPQYLEILMPPLINKWMSLGDSDPDLVPLLECLSSVTLASGKAFQPYAQPVYQRCLTIIATSLQQWDAFTADPDNVEEPDRTFIVVALDLLSGLAQGLADQMPALIEQAQPPLLQLIALCLNHFEPPVRQSAHALLGDMAMTCFPLLRPYVPELMPAIIEQITPEPQPDCISVCNNAAWAAGEIAIQYRADATPIEPFVDDLIRRLIPILLNPKSPKSLSENAAVTIGRLGLVATARVAPHLGTFAQAWCTALWEIKDNDEKDSAFRGFCMLIGANPAGLESSFIWFCNAVCKWQHPSRELDGMFRSILQAFKAQLGAGWDAQVAAFPPVIRERLRERYDV, from the exons ATGACCTGGCAACCTCAGGCCGAGGGCCTCCGGACGGTCCTTGACATGCTGAGGGACTCGTCCAGCCCAGACTCGACAGTCCAAAAGGCAGTGGCAAAG AAACTCCACGAGCTCCGCTTCATCCCAGACTTCCTCGCCTACCTGTCACATGTCCTCGTGCATGGCTCGCAGGAGGCTGTCTCGCACCGTGCTGTTGCCGGTCTTCTTCTCAAGAACGCCCTCATTCAGAGGACCGGTCCAGCCTTGACTGATGGCGACGCCATGGCAATGAACTATGTCAAGAGCACAGTCCTGCTCGGTCTGGCCGAGCCAGAGATCATGGTCCGCCAGACGGCCGGCACAGTCGTCATGGCTATCCTTGCCAACGAGGAGACCGGCGCTTGGCCCGAGGCCTTGGACACGCTGTCCAAGGGCATGGCCTCGCAGGACGAGAATGTTGTTGAG GGTGTTTTCAACACGTTCCAAAAGATTTCCGAGGATTGCCCTCAGCGTCTCGACATGACCGTGGGCGGCGCCAACCTTCTTGACCACCTTGTCCCCGAGTTCATCAAGTTCACTGGCCACTCCAGCTTCAAGGTCCGCCTTTACGCCCTCGAGACCCTTCAGTCGCTTTCGGCTCTTCAGACGCCGGCTGTCACGGCTAATGTCGACGCCTATCTCCAGGCCTTGTTCGCCCGCGCCACTGACAACTCGGCCGACATTCGTCGCAGCGTCTGCGCTGCCCTCGGCTTGATTCTCAGCCACCGCCCCGACAAGCTGGTCCCCGAGATGAAGAACGTGGTCGACTACATTGCCTACTGCACCAAGGACCCGGACGAGAcggtcgccctcgaggcgtGCGAGTTCTGGCTGACATTTGCCGAGGACCCCGCTCTCAAGGACCAGCTCCTTCCCTACATTGGCCAGATCGCCCCACTGCTCCTGCACGGCATGGTCTACTCCGAGGTTGACCTGTTATACCTCGAcaacgatgacgatgacgaggccGTCCCCGACAAGGAGAGCGACATCAAGCCTCGCAACTATGGTGGCAAGACCCACGGTGCTCACGAGACGAACGacccttcctcgtcttcggGCGGTGCCGGCAAGTCTCGCGAGGCTGCCGACCGTGCCctcgacgatgatgatgaggacgacgacgacgactttgacgacgacgacgatgaaggAGCTGCCGAGTGGAACATCCGCAAGTGTTCGGCTGCCGCTCTCGATGTCATGGCCGTCTCATTCGGCAGCACCCTCCTTGACATTCTCTTACCCTACCTCAAGGAGCGTCTGTTCAACGACGACTGGCGCCAGAAGGAGAGCGGTATTCTTGCTCTCGGTGCTATCGCCGAGGGCTGcatcgacggcctcgagccccACCTTCCCCAGCTTGTTCCTTGGCTCATTTCGGCcctcaaggacaagaaggctCTCGTCCGCTCCATCACCTGCTGGACCCTCAGCCGTTACTCGAGCTGGGTGGTCGCTGTTTCGGCCACGGACAAGACGCAGTTCTTCATCCCCGCCATGGAGGGCCTTCTCCAGATGGTGCTTGATGTCAACAAGCGCGTCCAGGAGGCTGGTTGCAGCGCCTTTGCTACtcttgaggaggaggctggtggcgagctcgtgcccTTCCTCGAGCCCATCCTTCGCAACCTGACGTACGCCTTCACCAAATACCAGCAGAAGAACCTGCTCATCCTGTACGACGCTCTTGGAACTCTTGCCGACTCGGTCATGGGCGCTCTCGGCACGCCTCAGTACCTCGAGATTCTCATGCCCCCTCTCATTAACAAGTGGATGTCGCTGGGTGACTCCGACCCTGATCTTGTCCCCCTCCTTGAG TGCTTGTCGTCGGTTACGCTCGCATCCGGCAAGGCCTTCCAGCCCTACGCGCAGCCCGTCTACCAGCGCTGCCTGACCATCATTGCGACATCGCTCCAACAGTGGGACGCGTTCACTGCCGACCCCGACAACGTCGAGGAGCCCGACAGGACATTCATTGTCGTGGCCCTTGACCTTCTTTCGGGTCTCGCCCAGGGTCTCGCGGACCAGATGCCGGCTTTGATCGAGCAGGCTCAGCCTCCTCTTCTGCAGCTCATCGCCCTCTGCTTAAAC CACTTTGAGCCTCCTGTTCGCCAATCGGCGCACGCCCTGCTGGGAGACATGGCCATGACCTGCTTCCCCTTGTTGAGGCCATACGTCCCCGAGCTCATGCCGGCCATCATTGAGCAGATCACACCCGAGCCTCAGCCCGACTGCATTAGCGTGTGCAACAACGCTGCTTGGGCTGCTGGAGAGATCGCCATCCAGtaccgcgccgacgccaccccCATCGAGCCAttcgtcgacgacctgaTCCGGAGGTTGATCCCCATTCTCCTCAACCCCAAGTCGCCAAAGTCTCTGTCCGAGAACGCCGCTGTCACGATTGGTCGTCTTGGTCTTGTCGCCACGGCCCGCGTCGCGCCCCACCTCGGCACCTTTGCTCAGGCATGGTGCACAGCACTGTGGGAGATCAAGGACAACGACGAGAAGGACTCTGCGTTCCGTGGATTCTGCATGCTCATCGGCGCCAACCCGGCCGGCCTGGAGAGCAGCTTTATCTGGTTCTGCAACGCCGTCTGCAAGTGGCAGCACCCTTCGCGCGAGCTTGACGGCATGTTCCGCTCCATCCTGCAGGCCTTCAAGGCACAGCTCGGTGCTGGCTGGGACGCGCAGGTCGCAGCGTTCCCGCCCGTCATCCGtgagcgcctgcgcgagcgctACGATGTCTAG